From the Desulfarculaceae bacterium genome, one window contains:
- a CDS encoding 4Fe-4S dicluster domain-containing protein, producing MFFQLSLLIALVLCVAGLAYKVWTWLSVSVSATEKEAGYSPGQRASAVLGGLVRAVFSRKIWAMLRALILDGLLQARSLKHSVLAWAAHILVFSGFTGLLLLHALGTQITDNLFRNYYPTVDPWLWLRDAMGVMVMVGVCIIIARRILVPGLRMTTQRADRLAIILLAVIMLSGFGLQAVKITSAHEYQRMVEEYSMVESPEEKLALRSVWAADYGVVFPAGQTSTEPEVLELGRELNQDSCVECHAPAQHAFASYGLSRIIAPVALALDRANMPQILYYIHFLACFLGLAILPFTKFLHMLTAPLLMGFNAVVGRAEMDPAAKAFYRALELDACTHCGTCSVHCSVAPAVRVIPNQTILPSEKLAALGGLVRASNGNGPDPATVRQGAYVCTDCGRCTRLCPVGINLRDLWAALKEDLECKGLGKPLPEMASAAWQAAEDSRQQAQVKVDTRALRKTLGYSAQGANFSECYSCKTCTNACPLVFRSEHPADELDLLPHQVIFSVAVGMKEEAMGSRMVWNCLTCYQCQEACPNLVPITDIFYELRNMAAKEAREREAGA from the coding sequence ATGTTCTTTCAACTCAGCTTACTGATCGCCTTGGTATTATGCGTCGCCGGGTTGGCCTACAAGGTTTGGACCTGGCTCAGCGTTTCCGTTTCCGCCACCGAGAAGGAGGCCGGCTACTCACCCGGCCAACGCGCCTCGGCCGTGCTGGGCGGGCTGGTCCGCGCGGTGTTCAGCCGCAAGATATGGGCCATGCTGAGAGCCTTGATCCTGGACGGCCTGTTGCAGGCGCGCTCCCTCAAGCACAGCGTCCTGGCCTGGGCGGCCCACATCCTGGTTTTCAGCGGCTTCACCGGCCTTTTGCTATTGCACGCCTTGGGCACCCAGATCACCGACAATTTGTTCCGCAACTATTACCCAACCGTGGACCCATGGTTGTGGCTGCGCGACGCAATGGGCGTCATGGTCATGGTGGGGGTGTGCATCATCATTGCCCGCCGCATCTTGGTGCCCGGGCTGCGCATGACCACCCAGCGCGCCGACCGGCTGGCCATCATTCTTTTGGCCGTGATCATGCTCTCGGGCTTCGGGTTGCAGGCGGTGAAAATCACCTCGGCCCATGAATACCAGCGCATGGTCGAGGAATACTCCATGGTGGAGTCGCCGGAGGAAAAGCTGGCCCTGCGCTCGGTGTGGGCGGCGGATTACGGCGTGGTCTTCCCGGCCGGGCAGACCAGCACCGAGCCCGAGGTCCTGGAGTTGGGCCGCGAGCTCAACCAGGACTCCTGTGTTGAGTGCCACGCCCCGGCGCAGCACGCCTTCGCTTCCTACGGCCTTTCGCGCATCATCGCACCCGTGGCCCTGGCCCTGGACCGGGCCAACATGCCCCAGATCCTTTACTACATCCACTTCCTGGCCTGCTTCCTGGGCCTGGCCATTCTGCCCTTCACCAAATTCCTGCACATGCTCACCGCTCCGCTGCTGATGGGTTTCAACGCGGTGGTGGGCCGGGCGGAAATGGACCCGGCGGCCAAGGCCTTCTACCGGGCCCTGGAGCTGGACGCCTGCACCCACTGCGGCACCTGCTCGGTGCATTGCTCGGTGGCCCCGGCGGTGCGCGTAATACCCAACCAGACCATCCTGCCTTCGGAGAAGCTGGCCGCCCTGGGCGGATTGGTTCGCGCCTCCAACGGCAACGGGCCCGACCCGGCCACGGTGCGCCAGGGCGCCTACGTGTGCACCGACTGCGGTCGCTGCACCCGCCTGTGCCCGGTGGGCATAAACCTGCGGGATCTCTGGGCCGCGCTCAAGGAGGACCTGGAGTGCAAGGGCCTGGGCAAGCCCCTGCCCGAAATGGCCTCCGCCGCCTGGCAGGCTGCCGAGGATAGCCGCCAACAGGCCCAGGTTAAGGTGGACACCCGCGCCCTGCGCAAGACCCTGGGCTACTCGGCCCAGGGAGCCAACTTCTCGGAGTGCTACTCCTGTAAGACCTGCACCAACGCCTGCCCCCTGGTGTTCCGCAGCGAGCACCCGGCCGACGAGCTGGACCTGTTGCCCCATCAGGTGATCTTTAGCGTGGCCGTGGGCATGAAGGAAGAGGCCATGGGCTCGCGCATGGTGTGGAACTGTCTCACCTGCTATCAGTGCCAGGAGGCTTGCCCCAACCTGGTGCCCATCACCGACATCTTCTATGAACTGCGCAACATGGCCGCCAAAGAGGCCCGTGAGAGAGAGGCCGGAGCATGA
- a CDS encoding CoB--CoM heterodisulfide reductase iron-sulfur subunit B family protein, producing the protein MSSYALFVGCQIPECAPQYETSARKVLKALNFEVTDLEFNCCGYPMRDTSFESFLVASARNLALAESQGKNLMVLCKCCLGTLKAAQNFLAQHQNLRALVNDILGREGLVYSGSAQVKHLQSVLHDDLGVEKIADQVERPFSGLKVAAFYGCHALRPSRVTNFDNPYEPHLIDDLLKAVGIESVPWEGRIKCCGAPLRDKNPELSLETVQKRIAESSKAEAQVLGVDCPHTFKQIQWAFETLGGEGMGSLRGIAVYPQLLGLALGLDPKALGLDDNRPRSGCVANFLAAEHPIEPKEEPKPKAKAKPKAKKEDGGEKAKDAV; encoded by the coding sequence ATGAGCAGCTACGCCCTTTTCGTGGGATGCCAGATACCCGAGTGCGCCCCCCAGTATGAGACCAGCGCCCGCAAGGTGCTCAAGGCGCTGAACTTCGAGGTGACGGACCTGGAGTTCAACTGTTGCGGCTACCCCATGCGCGACACCAGCTTCGAGTCCTTCCTGGTGGCCTCGGCCCGCAACCTGGCCCTGGCCGAGTCCCAAGGCAAGAACCTCATGGTCCTGTGCAAATGCTGCCTGGGCACTCTCAAGGCGGCCCAGAACTTCCTGGCCCAGCACCAGAACCTGCGCGCCCTGGTCAACGACATCCTGGGGCGCGAGGGCCTGGTCTACAGCGGCTCGGCCCAGGTGAAGCACCTGCAAAGCGTGCTGCACGATGACCTGGGCGTGGAGAAGATCGCCGATCAGGTGGAGCGGCCCTTCAGCGGGCTCAAGGTGGCGGCCTTCTATGGCTGCCACGCCCTCAGGCCCAGCCGGGTCACCAACTTCGACAACCCATACGAGCCGCACCTCATCGACGACCTGCTCAAGGCCGTGGGCATCGAGAGCGTGCCCTGGGAGGGCCGCATCAAGTGCTGCGGCGCGCCCCTGCGCGACAAGAACCCCGAGCTGTCCCTGGAGACGGTGCAAAAGCGCATCGCCGAGAGCAGCAAGGCCGAAGCCCAGGTCTTGGGCGTGGACTGCCCCCACACCTTCAAGCAGATCCAATGGGCCTTCGAGACCCTGGGAGGGGAGGGCATGGGCAGCCTGCGGGGCATCGCCGTGTATCCCCAGCTCCTGGGCCTGGCCCTGGGCCTGGACCCCAAAGCCCTGGGCCTGGACGACAACCGCCCCCGCTCGGGCTGCGTGGCCAACTTCCTGGCCGCCGAGCATCCCATCGAGCCCAAGGAGGAGCCCAAGCCCAAGGCCAAGGCAAAGCCCAAGGCCAAGAAGGAAGATGGCGGCGAAAAGGCCAAAGACGCGGTTTAG
- a CDS encoding response regulator: MQQRGCHAPNQFVDTPPQLAFPPHSPKPMIFWLSHAWILTLVSASLCLTAAIQLIRFREFWSVKSLIVLMTSLCVWALGYGLMLKVPGLGAKIFWAKIGLTGIAVIPSAFAMQALSYSRWSWLLNRRYIAWFLVVPLIAAALAWTNQHHHLLFVLQQAAEHSSTIRLTLNPVFWVVYLAYPFLVICFSLVVLVDSLLHNPAQERKEILLILAGLSAPVFFVAYYHVALYHRGLPDPTAASFFIPALLTLFAVFRYRLPESKPIEVSGKFIDLRFQVHVVRALTVVLIPTFTYFIANNFSVGWYFTGTMDVLCLATIILFAVLLSNITSPSLTKLLFKLAVIIFVGLLWVLCVYFLTYELASGTILWALTIPLVCLLAFGPKVGFALSLLFLLVSVTASYLMGNFVSVYFSKFGLRYMVVYLILTISLFYMDKKRLEFLGQTTRQRDSLLEAERRYRWATEAGRVGAWSFMPSGQELNIDESIREILGYPSSKQFSALADLLEICPGSDQSRIREHWQALAHGDQDSAVFEMPLYDSQKETHWFLVRGRLVQGTSEMGPSLLGTFTDITERKRAEEALRLSEARYRAMAENFPDGALFLFEAQGRFVFADGQAIHASGMDPHQFEGKSPRELFPEEVATVIDSEHQKILTGEIVTYEVKLRDTIYENLGVPIRDDQGKVTQGLVIARDVTQKHDMENRLRQSQKMEAIGTLAGGIAHDFNNILAVIMGMSEMALEDAKEGTANTEALQSIMDSSERGRDIVRRIMMFSRQAEYKIKPTDINAAVLNVGHLLEQTLPKMIEVNMQLNDDIPSGLGDQPQIEQVLMNLCTNARDAMPDGGRLTISTGFAHVNGLNCLIWSREFSGDFVVLSVADTGEGIDPDHMSRIFDPFYTTKEVGKGTGLGLSTVFGAVKSFGGFLTCDSNLGQGTTFNIYLKPAQEAGPTATVDPAPSAKGRGETILVVDDEQALLEITSHRLESEGYKALTATSGEQALNIFYSKREEIDLVLLDLSMPGIGGKRCLQEMKLLDPEVKIIIATGYSHDTNLGEIASLGATSFLIKPVKRQELFAKIWSVLDK, from the coding sequence ATGCAACAACGGGGTTGCCATGCTCCTAATCAATTTGTGGACACTCCCCCGCAGCTCGCCTTCCCACCTCACAGCCCAAAACCGATGATTTTTTGGCTTAGCCACGCCTGGATTCTTACCCTGGTCAGCGCCTCCCTTTGCCTGACCGCCGCGATTCAACTGATCCGCTTCCGGGAATTCTGGTCCGTAAAAAGCCTCATCGTCCTCATGACGTCCCTGTGTGTCTGGGCCCTGGGCTACGGCCTAATGCTCAAGGTGCCGGGCCTGGGCGCTAAAATTTTTTGGGCCAAAATCGGCCTCACCGGCATCGCGGTCATACCATCCGCATTTGCCATGCAGGCCCTGAGCTATTCCCGCTGGTCCTGGCTGCTCAACAGGCGATATATAGCCTGGTTCTTAGTGGTTCCCCTGATCGCCGCCGCGCTGGCCTGGACCAATCAGCACCACCACCTCCTGTTCGTTCTTCAGCAAGCGGCTGAGCACAGCTCAACGATACGCTTAACCCTCAACCCGGTATTTTGGGTGGTCTACCTGGCCTATCCTTTTTTGGTGATCTGCTTTTCCCTGGTAGTGCTTGTAGATTCCCTGCTCCATAACCCGGCCCAAGAGAGAAAGGAAATTTTGCTCATCCTGGCCGGCCTGAGCGCCCCGGTCTTTTTCGTGGCCTACTACCACGTGGCTCTATATCATCGAGGGCTGCCGGACCCCACGGCGGCCTCCTTTTTCATCCCCGCCCTGCTCACCCTTTTCGCGGTGTTCCGCTACCGGTTGCCTGAAAGCAAGCCCATAGAAGTCTCGGGCAAATTCATCGATCTGCGCTTCCAGGTGCATGTGGTGCGGGCCCTGACCGTGGTCCTCATCCCCACCTTCACCTATTTCATTGCCAACAATTTCAGTGTCGGTTGGTACTTTACCGGCACCATGGATGTCCTGTGCCTGGCAACCATCATCCTTTTCGCCGTTCTGCTCAGCAACATCACCTCGCCGAGCCTGACCAAACTATTGTTCAAACTGGCGGTCATAATCTTCGTGGGGCTCCTGTGGGTCCTTTGCGTCTACTTTCTGACCTATGAATTGGCCTCGGGCACCATCCTCTGGGCCCTGACCATCCCCCTGGTTTGCCTCCTGGCCTTTGGCCCCAAGGTGGGTTTTGCCCTCTCCCTGCTGTTTTTGCTCGTGTCGGTCACGGCCAGTTATCTCATGGGCAATTTCGTCTCGGTTTATTTTTCCAAGTTCGGCCTGCGCTACATGGTGGTTTACCTGATCCTGACCATCAGCCTGTTTTATATGGACAAGAAACGCCTGGAGTTTCTGGGGCAGACCACTCGCCAGCGGGATTCCCTCTTGGAGGCGGAGCGCCGTTACCGATGGGCCACCGAGGCCGGCCGGGTGGGGGCCTGGAGCTTTATGCCCAGCGGACAGGAACTGAACATCGACGAAAGCATCCGGGAAATCCTGGGCTATCCCTCCTCAAAACAATTCTCGGCCCTCGCAGACCTCTTGGAAATATGCCCCGGCTCCGACCAAAGCAGAATCAGGGAACACTGGCAAGCCCTGGCCCACGGTGACCAGGACAGCGCGGTCTTTGAGATGCCCTTGTACGACAGCCAAAAGGAAACCCACTGGTTCCTGGTCCGGGGAAGGCTGGTTCAGGGGACCAGTGAAATGGGCCCCTCCCTCCTGGGAACCTTCACCGATATAACCGAGCGCAAGCGGGCCGAAGAGGCCCTGCGCCTGAGCGAGGCCCGTTACCGCGCCATGGCCGAGAACTTCCCGGACGGGGCTCTGTTTCTGTTCGAGGCACAGGGGCGCTTTGTTTTCGCTGATGGGCAGGCCATCCACGCTTCGGGAATGGACCCCCATCAGTTCGAGGGCAAAAGCCCCCGGGAACTTTTCCCCGAAGAAGTGGCCACGGTAATAGACTCCGAGCATCAAAAAATCTTGACGGGGGAGATTGTCACCTATGAGGTGAAATTGCGGGACACCATTTACGAAAACCTGGGAGTGCCCATACGCGACGACCAGGGAAAGGTGACCCAGGGGCTGGTGATCGCCCGTGATGTCACCCAAAAACACGATATGGAGAACCGCCTCAGGCAATCCCAGAAAATGGAAGCCATCGGCACTTTGGCGGGCGGCATTGCCCATGATTTCAACAATATTTTGGCGGTCATCATGGGCATGTCCGAGATGGCGCTGGAAGACGCCAAGGAGGGAACCGCGAATACAGAAGCTCTACAGAGCATCATGGATAGCAGCGAGCGGGGGCGGGACATTGTCCGCCGAATAATGATGTTCAGTCGGCAGGCTGAATACAAAATCAAACCAACCGACATCAACGCGGCGGTGCTCAACGTCGGTCATCTGCTCGAACAGACCTTACCCAAGATGATCGAAGTCAACATGCAACTAAATGATGACATCCCCTCCGGCCTGGGTGATCAGCCGCAAATAGAACAAGTGTTGATGAACCTTTGCACCAATGCCCGTGATGCTATGCCAGATGGGGGTAGGCTGACCATATCCACCGGCTTTGCACACGTGAATGGCCTGAACTGCCTAATTTGGTCCCGGGAATTTTCCGGTGATTTCGTGGTGCTCAGTGTGGCCGACACCGGCGAGGGGATAGACCCTGATCACATGAGCCGCATATTCGATCCCTTCTACACCACCAAGGAAGTGGGGAAGGGTACGGGCCTGGGCCTCTCCACCGTGTTTGGCGCTGTCAAATCATTTGGCGGTTTCTTGACCTGTGACAGCAATCTTGGCCAAGGGACGACCTTCAACATCTATTTGAAGCCGGCTCAAGAGGCTGGCCCCACGGCAACGGTTGACCCCGCCCCTTCGGCCAAAGGAAGGGGTGAAACCATATTGGTCGTGGATGATGAGCAGGCTCTTCTGGAGATCACCTCCCACAGGCTGGAGTCAGAGGGCTATAAGGCCCTGACTGCGACCAGCGGGGAGCAGGCGCTAAATATTTTCTACAGCAAAAGGGAAGAAATCGACTTGGTGTTATTGGACCTGAGCATGCCCGGCATCGGGGGGAAGCGCTGCCTACAAGAGATGAAGCTTTTAGATCCCGAAGTGAAGATAATCATAGCCACGGGTTATTCTCATGATACCAACTTGGGTGAGATCGCCTCTCTGGGGGCGACCTCATTCCTTATCAAGCCGGTAAAACGGCAGGAGCTTTTTGCTAAAATCTGGTCGGTTCTGGATAAATAA
- a CDS encoding two-component system response regulator yields the protein MRELKGSVLVVDDIKTNVDILLETLGDDYEVAVAMDGESALQAVAENRPDIILLDIMMPGMDGYEVCRRLKADTATEAIPVIFITAMTEVVDETKGLELGAVDYISKPFSPAIVLARVKTHFSLLLASRELEQHNEILERRVTERTEGLRLTLNKLHQASLDTITRLARAAEYRDEDTGDHILRMSYYSAAVARQMGLGDKVAQSVLYAAPMHDVGKIGIDDKILLKPGPLSDEEWVVMKTHTTIGGKILSGAKTGYLMLAEIVALTHHEHWDGTGYPHGFKGKQIPLVGRIAAICDVFDALTIKRPYKDAFTLDKSFGIIREGRGTHFDPEVVDAFFQAKDEILAIKEKYSDGGEALSAEMSPPPASGEDG from the coding sequence ATGAGGGAACTCAAAGGCAGCGTCCTGGTGGTGGACGATATCAAGACCAACGTAGACATCTTGCTGGAAACCCTCGGTGACGACTATGAGGTGGCGGTGGCCATGGACGGCGAATCCGCCTTGCAGGCGGTGGCCGAGAACCGGCCGGACATAATCTTGCTGGACATCATGATGCCGGGCATGGACGGCTACGAGGTCTGTCGCCGACTCAAGGCCGACACCGCCACCGAAGCCATCCCTGTCATCTTCATCACCGCCATGACCGAGGTGGTCGACGAAACCAAAGGCTTGGAACTGGGGGCGGTGGACTACATCAGCAAGCCCTTCAGCCCCGCCATCGTCCTGGCCCGGGTCAAGACCCATTTTTCCCTGCTGCTGGCCAGCAGGGAGCTGGAGCAACATAACGAGATCCTCGAAAGGAGGGTAACCGAGCGCACCGAGGGGTTACGCCTGACCCTGAACAAGCTCCACCAAGCCTCCCTGGACACCATCACGCGCCTGGCCCGGGCGGCGGAATACAGAGACGAGGACACCGGTGATCACATTCTGCGCATGAGCTACTACAGCGCTGCCGTGGCCCGCCAAATGGGGCTTGGCGACAAGGTAGCCCAATCGGTCCTCTACGCCGCGCCCATGCACGACGTGGGCAAGATCGGCATAGACGACAAAATTCTGCTCAAGCCCGGCCCGCTTAGCGATGAGGAGTGGGTGGTGATGAAGACCCACACCACCATCGGTGGGAAAATTCTCTCCGGGGCGAAGACGGGCTACCTCATGCTGGCCGAAATCGTCGCTTTGACCCACCACGAGCATTGGGACGGCACCGGCTACCCCCATGGCTTCAAAGGCAAGCAAATCCCTTTGGTAGGGCGCATCGCGGCCATTTGCGACGTGTTCGATGCTCTCACCATTAAGCGGCCCTATAAGGATGCGTTTACTTTGGATAAATCGTTTGGGATCATTAGGGAGGGGCGTGGGACTCATTTCGACCCGGAAGTGGTGGACGCTTTTTTCCAGGCAAAGGATGAGATACTCGCCATAAAGGAAAAATATAGCGATGGCGGCGAGGCTTTATCTGCGGAGATGTCCCCACCACCGGCCTCGGGTGAGGATGGCTGA
- a CDS encoding response regulator — protein sequence MPNKHPGSGANEEIPVEGDNPTEARQEQVLLNAEALQKAILNSANFSSIATDAKGIIQIFNVGAERMLGYSASEMINKRTPADISDPQEIIARATSLSVDLGTTIAPGFEALVFKASREIEDIYELTYIRKDESRFPARVSVTALRDEQDKIIGYLLIGTDNTARKKAEEERMKIDQRFRDQQFYTRSLIESNIDALMTTDPQGIITDVNKQTEALTGCTRDELIGAPFKNYFTDPEMAEAGIKQVLAQGKVTDYELTAHSRSGKETVVSYNATTFYDRNRMLQGVFAAARDITERKLLDQALRDKNIELESAKVVAEKANASKSDFLSNMSHEIRTPINAIIGFCYLALKNGLNPKQRGYLDKIQSSAKTLLGIISDILDFSKIEAGMLALEAIDFSLDEVLQKVAALLGGKVQEKELELIFDVDPLLPDELKGDSLRLSQVLTNLTNNAIKFTEKGEVVISAHLEKREENQVLVRFSVRDTGIGMTEEQMGRLFKAFSQADNSTTRKYGGTGLGLTICKRLVEMMGGEIWMESEEGVGSQFMFTARLSLGQSKPGRALSPHHDLSGLKVLVVDDNPTSLKVLQAMLLPMFMEPHQATTGAEALGAIQAADKDKQPFGLVLMDRRMPDMDGLTAARSIKNELDLANTPAIIMVTADGSEETMQAAEQSGLDGFILKPVGPSLLLEAIMAALGKEVVGRDVEIKQEQMEGLDSIQGARVLLVEDNEINRQVAQEILESVGLVVETAADGQQALDALERENYHAVLMDVQMPVMDGYAASQAIRKDNRFDDLPIIAMTANAMDGDREKALAAGMNDHVPKPIDPALLFASLIRWIKPGTRGFAPEIPQDAAAATPAGPAPPGAELPEAIAGIDLAEGLNRVGGNRELYRSLLIELREGYAKAPAELAGHIEAGRKQEAQRLAHSIKGVAGNVGAVGLQAAAAAVESALKEGRAESYPPLLEELAQLLGPLVEALEVLGAAGDPAAKQANGQEGSPQEHAGALEELAAALKTRKPKTSNEAFEKISLLNWTPEFSLKISDLGKLVSNYEFMAALALLDTLLPNSGKG from the coding sequence ATGCCGAATAAACATCCAGGTTCTGGTGCTAACGAGGAGATTCCCGTCGAGGGGGACAACCCTACCGAAGCCCGACAAGAACAAGTGCTTCTTAATGCGGAGGCTTTGCAAAAGGCGATTTTGAACAGCGCCAACTTTTCCAGCATCGCCACCGATGCCAAGGGCATCATCCAAATTTTCAACGTTGGCGCCGAGCGCATGCTGGGATACTCGGCCTCCGAAATGATCAACAAGCGCACGCCGGCCGATATCTCCGATCCCCAGGAAATCATCGCGCGGGCCACCTCGCTAAGCGTTGATCTGGGCACCACCATTGCGCCCGGTTTTGAAGCCTTGGTGTTCAAGGCCTCGCGCGAAATCGAAGACATCTACGAGCTGACCTATATCCGTAAAGATGAAAGCCGTTTCCCCGCGAGGGTATCCGTCACGGCCCTGCGCGACGAGCAGGACAAAATTATTGGCTATCTGTTGATCGGCACCGATAACACCGCGCGCAAGAAGGCGGAAGAGGAGCGGATGAAGATCGATCAGCGCTTCCGTGACCAGCAGTTCTATACGCGGTCTCTCATCGAATCAAATATCGATGCACTTATGACCACCGACCCGCAAGGAATCATCACCGACGTCAATAAACAGACGGAGGCACTTACCGGTTGTACGCGCGATGAGCTGATTGGGGCGCCGTTCAAGAACTACTTTACCGATCCCGAAATGGCCGAGGCGGGTATTAAGCAGGTGCTAGCTCAAGGCAAGGTCACCGATTACGAGCTGACCGCGCATAGCAGGTCCGGCAAGGAAACCGTAGTGTCCTACAATGCGACCACTTTTTACGACCGGAATAGGATGTTGCAGGGCGTATTCGCCGCCGCCCGCGATATAACGGAGCGCAAGCTTTTGGATCAGGCTCTGCGGGACAAGAACATCGAGCTGGAGAGCGCCAAGGTCGTAGCGGAAAAAGCCAACGCCTCGAAGTCGGATTTTCTTTCCAACATGAGCCATGAAATCCGCACCCCCATTAACGCCATCATCGGGTTCTGCTACTTGGCCTTGAAGAACGGCTTGAACCCCAAGCAGCGGGGCTACCTGGACAAGATCCAGTCCAGCGCCAAGACCCTGTTGGGCATCATCAGCGACATCCTGGACTTTTCCAAGATCGAGGCCGGCATGCTGGCCCTGGAGGCCATCGACTTCTCGCTGGATGAGGTCCTGCAAAAGGTGGCCGCACTGTTGGGAGGCAAGGTGCAGGAAAAGGAGCTGGAATTAATCTTCGACGTGGACCCGCTGCTGCCCGACGAACTGAAGGGCGACTCTCTGCGCCTGAGCCAGGTGCTGACCAATCTCACCAACAATGCGATCAAGTTCACCGAGAAGGGCGAGGTCGTCATATCAGCCCACTTGGAGAAAAGAGAAGAAAACCAGGTTCTGGTGCGTTTCAGTGTGCGCGACACCGGCATCGGCATGACCGAGGAACAGATGGGACGTCTCTTCAAGGCCTTCAGCCAGGCCGACAACTCCACCACACGCAAGTACGGCGGCACTGGCCTGGGACTGACCATCTGCAAGCGTCTGGTGGAGATGATGGGGGGAGAGATTTGGATGGAGAGCGAGGAGGGCGTGGGCAGCCAATTTATGTTCACTGCCCGCTTGAGCCTGGGCCAGTCCAAACCCGGGCGCGCATTATCACCCCATCACGACCTCAGCGGGCTCAAGGTGCTGGTGGTGGACGACAACCCCACCAGCCTAAAAGTATTGCAGGCCATGCTCCTGCCCATGTTCATGGAGCCCCACCAGGCCACCACCGGGGCCGAAGCCCTAGGCGCAATCCAGGCGGCGGATAAGGACAAGCAGCCCTTCGGCCTGGTGCTCATGGACCGGCGTATGCCGGACATGGACGGTCTCACCGCCGCGCGTAGCATAAAGAACGAGCTGGACCTGGCCAATACACCGGCCATCATCATGGTCACCGCCGACGGCAGCGAGGAAACCATGCAGGCGGCTGAACAGAGTGGTCTGGACGGTTTCATCCTCAAACCGGTGGGCCCTTCGTTGCTGCTGGAAGCCATAATGGCCGCCTTAGGCAAGGAGGTGGTGGGCCGGGATGTGGAGATTAAACAGGAGCAGATGGAAGGGCTCGACTCCATCCAAGGAGCGCGGGTGCTCCTGGTGGAGGACAACGAGATCAACCGGCAGGTGGCCCAGGAGATTCTGGAGTCGGTCGGGCTGGTGGTGGAGACAGCGGCCGACGGCCAACAGGCGTTGGATGCGCTTGAAAGGGAAAACTACCATGCCGTGCTTATGGACGTGCAGATGCCGGTGATGGACGGCTATGCCGCCAGCCAGGCCATCCGTAAGGACAACCGCTTCGACGACCTGCCCATCATCGCCATGACCGCCAACGCCATGGACGGGGATCGGGAGAAGGCCCTTGCGGCGGGCATGAACGACCACGTGCCCAAGCCCATAGATCCGGCCCTTCTCTTTGCCTCCCTGATCCGCTGGATTAAGCCGGGAACCAGGGGCTTCGCCCCCGAGATCCCCCAGGACGCCGCTGCCGCAACTCCAGCCGGCCCGGCCCCGCCGGGCGCGGAGTTGCCTGAGGCCATCGCCGGGATTGACCTTGCCGAAGGTCTCAACCGGGTGGGCGGCAACCGCGAACTCTACCGAAGCTTGCTGATCGAACTGCGGGAGGGCTACGCGAAGGCCCCGGCGGAGTTGGCCGGGCATATCGAGGCTGGCCGCAAGCAGGAGGCGCAGCGCCTGGCCCACAGCATCAAGGGCGTGGCCGGCAACGTGGGAGCGGTTGGATTGCAGGCGGCGGCTGCGGCCGTGGAGTCGGCCCTGAAGGAAGGCCGGGCAGAGAGTTACCCCCCACTGCTGGAAGAGCTGGCCCAGCTGCTGGGGCCATTGGTGGAGGCCTTGGAGGTGCTGGGCGCGGCCGGCGACCCCGCCGCCAAACAGGCCAATGGCCAGGAGGGCAGCCCCCAGGAGCATGCCGGGGCGCTGGAGGAACTGGCCGCGGCGCTCAAGACCCGCAAGCCCAAGACCAGCAATGAGGCTTTCGAAAAAATTTCCCTTCTGAATTGGACCCCGGAATTTTCACTGAAGATATCAGACCTGGGCAAACTGGTGAGCAACTACGAATTCATGGCGGCTCTGGCCTTGCTGGATACCCTGCTCCCAAACAGCGGGAAGGGGTAA